In Primulina eburnea isolate SZY01 chromosome 14, ASM2296580v1, whole genome shotgun sequence, the following proteins share a genomic window:
- the LOC140812929 gene encoding uncharacterized protein — MGSVLWSGLRKWEEEGYSRGSQRETPTPLLVGRNLEGLDVGWQSHNSTSAVWQRPILMGEKCELPRFSGLILYDQRGMPLHQCEEESNIHIQEKPPVKVERTTLKNLL; from the exons ATGGGATCTGTCCTGTGGAGCGGGCTGAGAAAATGGGAGGAGGAGGGATATTCAAGAGGGAGTCAAAGAGAGACACCTACTCCGTTGCTCGTGGGAAGAAATCTTGAAGGATTGGATGTAGGGTGGCAGAGTCATAATTCAACTTCCGCCGTGTGGCAAAGGCCAATTCTAATGGGTGAAAAGTGTGAGCTTCCGAGATTTAGTGGGCTCATTCTGTATGATCAGAGAGGAATGCCACTGCATCAGTGCGAAGAAGAAAGTAACATTCACATTCAG GAGAAACCACCAGTAAAAGTTGAGAGAACTACACTGAAGAACTTGCTATGA
- the LOC140811483 gene encoding trifunctional UDP-glucose 4,6-dehydratase/UDP-4-keto-6-deoxy-D-glucose 3,5-epimerase/UDP-4-keto-L-rhamnose-reductase RHM1-like has translation MTTFTPKNILITGAAGFIASHVANRLVRNYPDYKIVVLDKLDYCSNLKNLIPSKASPNFKFVKGDIGSADLVNYLLVAENIDTIMHFAAQTHVDNSFGNSFEFTKNNIYGTHVLLEACKVTGQIRRFIHVSTDEVYGETDEDAVVGNHEASQLLPTNPYSATKAGAEMLVMAYGRSYGLPVITTRGNNVYGPNQFPEKLIPKFILLAMKSKTLPIHGDGSNVRSYLYCEDVAEAFEVILHKGEVGHVYNIGTKKERRVIDVAKDICNLVNMDPDKSIQFVENRPFNDQRYFLDDQKLNNLGWFERTTWEDGLKKTIEWYNSNPDWWGDVSGALLPHPRMLMMPGGIERHFDEAEKYEYGKSEFAGNSSQAKMLVPASKVSTPQKPALKFLIFGRTGWIGGLLGKLCEKQGIPYEYGKGRLEDRAQLLADILIVKPTHVFNAAGVTGRPNVDWCESHKTETIRTNVAGTLNLADVCREHGLLMMNFATGCIFEYNDSHPEGSGIGFKEEDTPNFTGSFYSKTKAMVEELLKEYDNVCTLRVRMPISSDLSNPRNFITKISRYNKVVNIPNSMTILDELLPISIEMAKRNLRGIWNFTNPGVVSHNEILEMYKKYIDPDFKWANFTLEEQAKVIVAPRSNNEMDASKLKKEFPELQSIKESLIKYVFEPNQKTPVE, from the exons ATGACAACATTTACACCCAAGAATATCCTAATTACTGGGGCTGCTGGATTCATTGCGTCTCATGTTGCAAACAGGCTCGTCAGGAACTACCCTGACTACAAGATTGTTGTCCTTGACAAACTCGATTACTGTTCCAATCTCAAAAACCTTATCCCCTCCAAAGCTTCTCCCAACTTCAAGTTTGTTAAGGGTGACATTGGCAGTGCCGACCTTGTCAACTACCTGCTCGTTGCTGAGAACATAGACACCATAATGCACTTTGCAGCCCAGACCCATGTCGATAATTCATTTGGAAACAGTTTTGAATTCACCAAAAACAATATTTATGGCACCCACGTGCTTCTGGAAGCCTGCAAAGTTACTGGCCAGATAAGGAGGTTTATCCATGTTAGCACTGATGAGGTCTATGGTGAGACAGACGAGGATGCTGTTGTTGGAAATCATGAGGCCTCGCAGCTCCTGCCGACAAATCCATACTCAGCCACAAAAGCTGGGGCTGAAATGCTTGTCATGGCTTACGGCAGGTCGTATGGGTTGCCTGTGATTACCACACGAGGTAACAATGTTTATGGTCCAAATCAGTTTCCTGAAAAGTTGATCCCCAAGTTTATTCTTCTAGCCATGAAATCTAAAACTCTGCCAATTCACGGTGATGGCTCTAATGTACGAAGTTACCTTTACTGTGAGGATGTTGCGGAGGCATTTGAGGTCATTCTTCACAAGGGAGAGGTTGGTCATGTCTACAACATTGGAACAAAGAAGGAGAGGAGAGTCATTGATGTGGCCAAAGACATATGCAATTTGGTTAACATGGATCCAGACAAGAGCATTCAGTTTGTAGAAAATAGGCCTTTTAATGATCAGAGGTACTTCCTTGATGACCAGAAGCTAAATAATTTGGGTTGGTTTGAAAGGACCACATGGGAAGATGGGTTGAAAAAGACCATAGAGTGGTATAATAGTAATCCTGATTGGTGGGGCGATGTATCCGGTGCACTACTTCCTCATCCTAGAATGCTGATGATGCCTGGTGGAATAGAAAGACATTTTGATGAAGCTGAGAAGTATGAATATGGTAAGTCTGAATTTGCTGGAAATTCTAGTCAGGCAAAGATGTTGGTTCCGGCCTCCAAAGTAAGTACACCTCAAAAACCGGCCTTGAAGTTTTTGATATTTGGTAGGACTGGATGGATTGGTGGTTTGCTTGGAAAATTGTGTGAGAAACAGGGGATCCCATATGAATATGGGAAGGGACGCCTAGAGGATCGCGCACAGCTTTTGGCAGACATCCTAATTGTTAAGCCAACACATGTCTTTAACGCCGCAGGAGTAACTGGTAGACCCAATGTTGATTGGTGTGAATCTCACAAGACTGAAACAATTCGAACCAATGTTGCTGGCACACTGAACTTGGCAGATGTATGCAGAGAGCATGGACTCCTAATGATGAACTTTGCCACTGGGTGTATTTTTGAGTACAATGATTCACACCCTGAAGGGTCTGGCATTGGATTTAAGGAGGAAGACACGCCCAATTTCACCGGTTCTTTCTACTCAAAGACAAAGGCCATG GTGGAAGAGCTTTTGAAAGAATATGACAATGTATGCACGCTCAGAGTTCGAATGCCGATATCTTCTGACCTGAGCAACCCTCGAAATTTCATCACCAAGATTTCTCGGTATAACAAGGTGGTCAACATTCCCAACAGTATGACGATCTTGGATGAGCTTCTTCCGATTTCAATTGAGATGGCAAAGAGAAACCTAAGAGGCATATGGAACTTCACAAACCCCGGAGTTGTCAGCCACAACGAAATCTTGGAAATGTACAAGAAATATATTGATCCGGATTTCAAGTGGGCAAACTTCACACTTGAAGAGCAAGCAAAGGTCATTGTTGCTCCCAGAAGTAATAATGAGATGGATGCCTCTAAGCTGAAGAAAGAGTTCCCTGAGTTACAATCGATCAAGGAGTCATTGATTAAGTACGTTTTTGAACCAAACCAAAAAACTCCGGTCGAGTAA
- the LOC140811482 gene encoding LOW QUALITY PROTEIN: alpha,alpha-trehalose-phosphate synthase [UDP-forming] 1-like (The sequence of the model RefSeq protein was modified relative to this genomic sequence to represent the inferred CDS: inserted 1 base in 1 codon), which produces MITSQSVLIKMQGSCFLSDLNCNKAHIGKXAHMPGNKYNDNLQLPNTRVGRLLRERQLRRNSRSPSVTDGNRGVEISEHDTEHLEGAVQFLNEGRERSDVRSIKQRLLVVANRLPVSAVRRGEDSWSLEISAGGLVSALLGVKEFEARWIGWAGVNVPDEVGQKALTKALAEKKCIPVFLDEEIVHQYYNGYCNNILWPLFHYLGLPQEDRLATTRSFQSQFAAYKKANQMFADVVNQHYEEGDVVWCHDYHLMFLPKCLKEYNSRMKVGWFLHTPFPSSEIHRTLPSRSELLHAVLAADLVGFHTYDYARHFVSACTRILGLEGTPEGVEDQGRVTRVAAFPIGIDSERFIRALEAPQVQERIKELKERFSGRKVMLGVDRLDMIKGIPQKILAFEKFLEENPNWQDKVVLLQIAVPTRTDVPEYQKLTSQVHEIVGRINGRFGTLNAVPIHHLDRSLDFLALCALYAVTDVALVTSLRDGMNLVSYEFVACQDSRKGVLILSEFAGAAQSLGAGAILVNPWNITEVASAIDQALNMHADEREKRHRHNFEHVTTHTAQQWAEFFVSELNDTVIEAQQRIKKVPPQLVVSDAIKRYLQSKNRLLILGFNATLTEPIDTPGRRGDQIKEMELKLHPELKGPLTTLCSDPNTTIVVLSGSDRSVLDDNFGEYNMWLAAENGMFLRSTKGEWMTTMPEHLNMDWVDSVKHVFEYFTERTPRSHFERRETSLVWNYKYSDIEFGRLQARDMLQHLWTGPISNSSVDVVHGSRSVEVRAVGVTKGAAIDRILGEIVHSKAICTPIDYVLCIGHFLGKDEDVYTFFEPELPPDVMSLPRTKLTDTMKPSVEKRPTPKLSAVPNSEKKSNGSSSGSSRRSSSENTSWNVLDLKKENYFSCAVGRPRTNARYLLNTPDDVVAFLKAIAEPSFFNFSSFH; this is translated from the exons ATGATTACTTCTCAATCTGTTCTAATCAAAATGCAGGGCAGTTGCTTTCTGTCAGACTTGAACTGTAACAAAGCCCATATTGGAA CTGCCCATATGCCTGGGAACAAGTATAACGACAACTTACAGCTTCCCAACACTAGAGTTGGGAGGCTCTTAAGAGAAAGACAACTGAGAAGAAACAGCAGATCTCCATCTGTAACTGATGGCAATAGAGGGGTTGAGATCTCTGAGCATGATACTGAACATCTGGAAGGAGCAGTGCAGTTTCTCAATGAAGGGCGGGAAAGGTCTGATGTGAGGTCTATCAAACAGAGACTGTTAGTCGTTGCTAATAGACTGCCTGTATCAGCAGTGAGGAGAGGTGAAGATTCCTGGTCATTGGAGATAAGTGCTGGGGGTCTAGTAAGCGCTCTTCTTG GTGTAAAGGAATTTGAGGCGCGTTGGATTGGTTGGGCTGGTGTTAATGTGCCGGATGAGGTTGGGCAGAAGGCTCTTACTAAAGCCCTAGCTGAGAAG AAGTGTATCCCAGTTTTCCTGGATGAAGAGATTGTTCACCAGTATTACAATGGCTATTGCAACAACATATTATGGCCTCTGTTTCACTATCTTGGACTTCCGCAAGAAGACCGTCTTGCAACAACCAGGAGTTTTCAGTCGCAGTTTGCTGCATACAAGAAGGCAAATCAAATGTTCGCTGATGTTGTTAACCAACACTATGAGGAGGGAGATGTTGTTTGGTGCCACGATTACCATCTCATGTTCCTCCCCAAATGCCTCAAAGAATATAATAGCAGGATGAAAGTTGGTTGGTTTCTACATACCCCTTTTCCTTCTTCTGAAATCCACCGGACTCTGCCATCTCGATCAGAACTACTTCATGCAGTGCTAGCTGCTGATTTGGTTGG TTTCCACACATATGATTATGCCAGACATTTCGTTAGCGCTTGTACTCGTATTCTTGGACTTGAAGGTACTCCTGAAGGTGTAGAGGACCAAGGAAGAGTAACTCGTGTGGCTGCG TTTCCCATAGGCATTGATTCAGAAAGGTTCATCCGTGCTCTTGAAGCTCCTCAGGTCCAGGAACGCATCAAAGAgttgaaagaaagattttctggaAGAAAG GTAATGCTTGGTGTGGATCGCCTTGACATGATCAAAGGAATCCCTCAAAAGATTCTagcatttgaaaagtttctAGAAGAGAATCCTAACTGGCAGGATAAGGTGGTTTTGCTACAAATTGCAGTGCCCACAAGAACTGATGTTCCCGAAT ATCAAAAACTTACAAGCCAGGTTCATGAAATTGTCGGACGGATCAATGGCAGATTTGGAACTTTGAATGCTGTTCCAATTCATCATCTG GACCGTTCTCTTGACTTCCTTGCTTTGTGTGCACTATATGCTGTCACTG ATGTGGCACTTGTAACTTCTTTGCGGGATGGAATGAATCTTGTTAGTTATGAGTTTGTGGCTTGTCAAGATTCCAGAAAAGGGGTTCTCATCCTCAGTGAA TTTGCTGGAGCAGCACAATCCCTTGGTGCTGGTGCGATTCTTGTAAACCCATGGAATATTACAGAAGTTGCATCAGCTATAGACCAAGCTTTGAATATGCACGCTGATGAAAGAGAGAAACGCCACCGTCATAACTTTGAGCATGTGACAACTCATACTGCTCAACAATGGGCTGAATTCTTTGTGAG TGAACTGAATGATACCGTTATTGAAGCTCAGCAGAGAATAAAAAAAGTTCCACCTCAACTTGTCGTCAGCGATGCTATCAAGCGTTACTTGCAATCTAAAAATCGGTTACTTATACTG GGCTTCAACGCTACACTGACTGAACCAATCGACACTCCTGGAAGGAGGGGGGATCAGATCAAAGAAATGGAGCTTAAGTTGCATCCTGAGTTGAAAGGACCTCTGACAACACTCTGCAGCGATCCAAATACAACAATAGTGGTCCTTAGTGGAAGCGACAGAAGTGTCCTTGACGAT AACTTTGGGGAGTACAACATGTGGTTGGCAGCTGAGAATGGAATGTTTCTACGATCGACAAAAGGAGAATGGATGACAACAATGCCAGAACACTTAAATATGGATTGGGTGGACAGTGTCAAG CATGTTTTTGAGTATTTCACCGAAAGAACCCCGAGATCTCACTTTGAACGCCGTGAAACTTCACTTGTATGGAATTACAAGTATTCAG ATATTGAATTTGGAAGACTGCAAGCAAGAGACATGCTGCAACATCTATGGACTGGTCCGATTTCTAACTCATCTGTTGATGTTGTCCATGGAAGCCGCTCTGTTGAGGTGCGAGCAGTGGGTGTCACAAAG GGAGCTGCTATTGACAGAATACTGGGAGAGATTGTTCATAGTAAAGCCATTTGTACACCCATCGATTATGTCTTGTGCATTGGGCACTTCTTAGGAAAG GATGAGGATGTTTACACATTTTTCGAACCAGAGCTTCCCCCTGATGTCATGAGTCTACCCAGAACGAAACTAACAGATACAATGAAGCCCTCCGTCGAGAAAAGGCCAACTCCAAAGCTTTCCGCTGTTCCAAATTCAGAAAAGAAATCAAATGGCAGCTCCTCCGGGAGCAGCCGGCGGTCATCATCCGAAAATACGTCTTGGAACGTTCTCGATCTGAAGAAGGAAAACTACTTCTCTTGTGCTGTTGGTCGACCTCGTACAAATGCTCGATATCTTCTAAACACCCCAGACGATGTGGTTGCATTCCTGAAAGCAATTGCGGAGCCTTCCTTCTTTAACTTTTCATCCTTCCATTGA
- the LOC140811980 gene encoding zinc finger BED domain-containing protein RICESLEEPER 1-like: MEISNEIPAKKTKRLTSVVWNHFERVRKADAQYAVCLHCKKKLSGSSNSGTTHLRNHLVRCLKRSNYDVSQILSAKRKRKDGTLGQSNLALTTITYEEGKIKDEILSPIPLKYEQEQMKDEINQTISLGSIKFDQERSWSDLARMIMIHGYPLAMVDHVGFKIFVKNLQPMFEFDSNAIELDCMTIYGKEKQKVYESIRQIHGRINLAVDMWGSPDSSEYICLTANYIDEDWMLQKRMLNFVSLDPSHTDDTLSEVIIKCLTDWAINHKLFSITFDDCMAYEVMVFRIKDWLSENRPLLKNGELFDMRCIIHLLKSTAQEVMEEFRGVIRKIRESIRYIKSEQAILVKFNEIAHQVGINSDKHLILDCPVQWNSTYMMLEAAIEYKGALCLMQEHDPSYSMSLSETEWGWASSMVGYLKFLFEFTNVFTGNRSHTSNIYFPEICDMHIQLIEWSKNPDDFLSSAALKMKDKFDWYWRKCSLALAISAVLDPRFKMKLVEYYYRQIYGSNAPDRIKEVSDGLREVFNEYSMGLALLDEDSARSGGSLPSTSNGTRDKLKGFDKFLYETSQSQSMGSDLDKYLEEPVFPRNYDFSILNWWKVHTPRYPILSMMARDVLGIPVSTLGPDVAFSNRGRVLDQYRSAVSPDIREALMCGQDWLKMEPRVTVTLSSSPLPLALETS, translated from the exons ATGGAAATATCAAATGAGATCCCTGCCAAGAAAACAAAGAGGTTGACTTCTGTTGTGTGGAATCACTTTGAAAGAGTGAGGAAGGCAGACGCGCAATATGCTGTTTGCCTTCATTGCAAAAAGAAATTGAGTGGGTCCAGTAACAGTGGTACGACTCATTTAAGAAATCATCTGGTGCGATGCCTGAAGAGATCCAATTATGATGTTTCTCAAATACTTTCTGCCAAGAGGAAGAGAAAAGACGGTACTCTTGGTCAAAGTAATCTTGCTCTTACAACTATCACCTATGAAGAAGGGAAAATAAAAGATGAAATTCTAAGTCCTATTCCTCTTAAGTATGAGCAGGAGCAAATGAAAGATGAAATAAACCAAACGATCAGTCTAGGAAGTATTAAATTTGATCAAGAGCGTAGTTGGTCGGATCTTGCTCGAATGATTATGATACACGGTTATCCCTTGGCCATGGTGGATCATGTTGGATTCAAGATATTCGTGAAGAACCTACAACCCATGTTTGAGTTTGATAGCAATGCCATTGAACTGGACTGTATGACAATCTATGGGAAGGAGAAACAGAAGGTATACGAGTCCATTCGTCAAATACATGGTAGAATAAACCTTGCAGTTGACATGTGGGGTTCACCTGATAGTTCTGAGTACATATGCTTGACAGCCAACTACATTGATGAGGATTGGATGCTGCAGAAGAGGATGCTTAACTTCGTTTCACTAGATCCATCTCATACTGATGATACACTCTCAGAAGTTATTATCAAGTGTTTGACTGACTGGGCTATTAACCATAAGCTGTTTTCAATTACATTTGATGATTGCATGGCTTATGAAGTTATGGTTTTCAGGATTAAGGATTGGTTGTCTGAAAATAGACCTCTGCTAAAGAATGGAGAGTTATTTGACATGCGATGCATTATACATCTTTTGAAATCCACTGCCCAAGAGGTCATGGAAGAATTCCGGGGTGTCATACGTAAAATTCGAGAGAGTATAAGGTACATTAAAAGTGAACAAGCAATCCTTgtaaaatttaatgaaattgCTCACCAAGTAGGTATCAACAGTGACAAGCATCTGATTCTTGACTGTCCAGTGCAGTGGAATTCAACATATATGATGCTTGAGGCAGCAATAGAATACAAAGGTGCTCTTTGTCTCATGCAAGAGCATGATCCTTCATACTCAATGTCTTTGTCTGAGACAGAGTGGGGATGGGCTAGTTCTATGGTAGGTTACTTGAAATTTCTCTTTGAGTTTACAAATGTTTTTACGGGGAACAGAAGTCATACTTCAAACATATATTTCCCAGAGATATGTGATATGCACATCCAGTTAATTGAGTGGAGTAAGAACCCTGATGATTTTCTTAGTTCTGCGGCCTTGAAGATGAAGGACAAATTTGACTGGTATTGGAGGAAATGCAGCTTAGCTTTAGCCATATCCGCAGTTTTGGATCCTCGTTTTAAGATGAAGTTGGTCGAGTACTATTATAGACAGATTTATGGAAGTAACGCTCCAGATCGTATCAAAGAAGTCTCTGATGGGCTTAGGGAAGTTTTCAATGAGTACTCCATGGGATTAGCTTTGCTCGACGAAGATTCAGCGAGGTCTGGAGGCAGTTTGCCCAGTACTAGCAATGGTACTAGAGACAAACTCAAGGGCTTTGACAAGTTCCTGTATGAAACATCTCAGAGTCAGAGCATGGGATCAGATCTCGACAAGTATTTAGAGGAGCCTGTCTTTCCTCGCAATTATGATTTCAGCATACTGAATTGGTGGAAAGTTCACACTCCACGGTATCCTATCTTATCAATGATGGCACGTGATGTTCTTGGTATTCCTGTGTCCACTCTTGGACCAGATGTTGCTTTCAGCAACAGGGGCAGAGTACTTGACCAGTATCGCAGTGCTGTAAGTCCTGATATTAGAGAAGCTTTAATGTGTGGGCAAGATTGGTTAAAGATGGAACCACGAG TCACGGTAACTTTGAGCAGTTCTCCGTTACCACTTGCGTTGGAAACAAGTTGA